In Periplaneta americana isolate PAMFEO1 chromosome 4, P.americana_PAMFEO1_priV1, whole genome shotgun sequence, one DNA window encodes the following:
- the LOC138698111 gene encoding trypsin-1-like: MIGIAVFILLLACSLGAVTRVVRPTLDGRIVGGVPTDIKNFPYQVSMELAPYGHWCGGSIFSPDYMLLAAHCVSGKAQSDLSIRVGSSIRDEGGSVHTVENVIIHSQYHQEDYDIALIKVSQPFVYSDSVQPISLTSVAPSTGTPVVVSGWGDLSSGGPAPTQLQQVQVNIIDYNECNDDYVLYGGITPRMICAGVPQGGKDSCQGDSGGPLVSEGKLVGIVSWGVGCASKQYPGVYANVAVLKDWVVLNTGINS, from the exons ATGATAGGAATAGCTGTGTTTATTCTACTCCTGGCATGTAGCCTTG GTGCTGTTACTCGTGTTGTGAGACCTACACTCGACGGTAGAATTGTCGGTGGCGTGCCTACGGACATAAAAAATTTCCCATACCAG GTATCTATGGAACTCGCTCCTTACGGTCATTGGTGCGGAGGATCAATTTTTAGTCCCGACTATATGCTACTTGCAGCACATTGCGTGAGCGG GAAAGCACAGTCGGACCTAAGTATTCGTGTGGGCTCAAGCATCAGGGATGAAGGTGGATCAGTTCACACCGTTGAAAATGTTATCATCCATTCCCAATATCACCAGGAAGACTACGATATTGCCCTCATCAAG GTTTCGCAGCCTTTCGTGTACAGCGATTCCGTACAGCCCATATCACTAACTTCAGTTGCACCGTCTACCGGAACACCCGTCGTCGTCAGCGGTTGGGGAGATCTCTCGTCAGGTGGTCCTGCACCAACTCAGCTGCAACAAGTGCAGGTCAACATCATCGACTACAACGAATGCAATGACGACTACGTGCTATATGGCGGCATCACACCTCGCATGATTTGCGCAGGAGTGCCCCAAGGAGGAAAGGATTCGTGCCAGGGCGATTCAGGCGGCCCTCTTGTCTCCGAGGGCAAGCTGGTCGGAATTGTGTCTTGGGGAGTCGGATGTGCAAGCAAGCAATATCCTGGAGTATACGCTAATGTGGCCGTGCTCAAGGACTGGGTCGTCTTAAACACCGGCATCAATTCATGA